NNNNNNNNNNNNNNNNNNNNNNNNNNNNNNNNNNNNNNNNNNNNNNNNNNNNNNNNNNNNNNNNNNNNNNNNNNNNNNNNNNNNNNNNNNNNNNNNNNNNNNNNNNNNNNNNNNNNNNNNNNNNNNNNNNNNNNNNNNNNNNNNNNNNNNNNNNNNNNNNNNNNNNNNNNNNNNNNNNNNNNNNNNNNNNNNNNNNNNNNNNNNNNNNNNNNNNNNNNNNNNNNNNNNNNNNNNNNNNNNNNNNNNNNNNNNNNNNNNNNNNNNNNNNNNNNNNNNNNNNNNNNNNNNNNNNNNNNNNNNNNNNNNNNNNNNNNNNNNNNNNNNNNNNNNNNNNNNNNNNNNNNNNNNNNNNNNNNNNNNNNNNNNNNNNNNNNNNNNNNNNNNNNNNNNNNNNNNNNNNNNNNNNNNNNNNNNNNNNNNNNNNNNNNNNNNNNNNNNNNNNNNNNNNNNNNNNNNNNNNNNNNNNNNNNNNNNNNNNNNNNNNNNNNNNNNNNNNNNNNNNNNNNNNNNNNNNNNNNNNNctctctcactctctctctctcacacacactcactctttCTGACtcagtgtctctctctctctatcagaTCTCACAGTGTTTCCACATAAAGAGCAGAACTCATTCAATAATCTTCAGCCAAACACCCAATACACTCTTTATATTCATGGACAAACAACCAGTGGGAATGTTTCAAAGGCCAGTTTAGATGTTAACACACCTCTTCTAggtaaaaacacacatgcaccaTCACACTTTCTCATTTAAACATGATGtttgtattaaataatgtttgttcctCACACATAAACTCACGTGAATCTCACATTTGAACACTGTGCTGTTAGCATTCAGGACATGAACTGTATTTATTTGACAGATTATGATGACATCATAACATGTTGTGTTCCACTGGTTCTCCTGGTTCTCGGCTTTGGGATCTTCTCAGTTTTAATAAAGACAGCGTAAGCACTGACGTCATAAGATCTCATGTGAGGAATGTGATGATTTCAACGTTGACGGTGGTTGTTGTTggctcacgcacacacaggtGTAAAGAATATTTCTGCTCAGACGTTGCTGACCCAGGTTACAGTCTGATAGGACACTGGCTCCTCAACGCTCCACCTCAGGTTTAGATGATTCCATCTTTCTGTTTGtcttatatttacagtattatcTGCAGTAATATGCCGTGTTTCTATCCGTTTCTTATCTAGGCTAACAGCAAGGTTTGTGTGCTGAGGCTGGAAACGGTTTTCACCATTGACCAGCAGAGCGAGAAGAACGTCATCCGAGTGGAGCGTCGCGTGTCTTCAGCTGAAGATGTGAAGGATCAGACTTCAGATGATGAAGAGAACAGCGTCAGTCCCTCCAGTCCAGTGGATTTACCCGTCATAACTGCTGATAATCTggattatgttattttataaaccACAGCGTTTGCAATCATCTTAAATGATATTGAAGACAAATGACAAATTCACTACAGACGTTCAGATTCACACAGATTCGTTATTCTAAATACATGGCACATAAATCTGTTAAGaaataaaaggttttattttcattttgaaatcatTTCTATACTGTAGAAACTGCAGTTCAACGGAACGCTGTATGGTTTATGAAATCCATGCCTTCAGAGGTTAGCGTTAAAGCCCATCCAGTGTTTGATCAGATAGTGAGCGATGGCTTGTTTGGGTGGAAAGTTGAACACGGCATGTTTGTCTTTGACCAGCGCGCCGATCACCTGAACAACAGAGAACATTACGACCAGAATCATCAGACCACATCCATCAATGTGTAAATAAAGAATGGCACCTGTTCTCGTGTGAACCAGCGAGCTTCTTCGATTTCATTTTGATCCACTTTGACGTCACTCGTCAGAGCAACGCAGTGGCAGCCAATCATCAGACAGGACGGCATCGGCCACGCCTGACACGTCTGGTACTGAACCGGACCCACCAGAACACCGCTCTCCTCCAGAACCTCTCTCCTCACGGCAGCTTCAACCGTCTCCCCTGACACACGCAACATCggaacatttaaagggacagttcacccccaaaaatcTGTTTgacttctgcacaacacaaaagaagagattttgaaaaatgttgctaACAGAAAAGCGTCAGTCCCCATCgacttgcgttggttttgtgtccacacaatagaagtcaatggggaccgacgccttttaaaaaaaaaatcttctcttgtgttttgcagaggaaagaaagcccCAGAGGAAAAGATGACCGCATGTTCGTGTTGAAGGTGAACGACTCCtctcagttttatttttagctgACATCTAAATGTCACTGCATCAGAATCGAGtcacgtttttgtttttttgaaagGCAATATAAAGATATAGCTGCGAAATGTTGCTCACGAGTCATTGGCTCAGAAAAGAGACTCCAGTGTTGATATTTAATCTGTCGACATTTATAAGCGCGCTTGACTCAAGCGGGCGTGAGATACCTGCTTCGATAAATCCAGCGAGACACGAGAACATTCCGGAAGGAAAACTCTTCTTGCGTCCCAGCAGACACTGATTCCCGTCGGCGTGGATCACTAACATGATCACCACAGGATCTGCGGGAGCGGACAGATGAGACGAGTGTGAGAGATCGTGTTCTCTGGAGGCTCGCCGGCCGAGCACTAATCGAGCGTTTACTTGCCAACTCTGGGATAGCAGGTGTTGTGGACGCCCTGGAGACTTCTGCAGCCTGCTCTCAAACAGGTCCTCTTGTAGCCTCCCTCTTCTACTTGGGTTTTGCTTCCACACGTCGGGCAAAAGCTGTATGTGCTGTGCCACGCGAGGACGGAGCGCGCTTGAGCGATGACACCTGTGTGTGTAAAAATCATTATCGCACACTGTTCATGCGTGTGTGACTGATAGTAAAGAGACATGccgttgctaaggtgttctgagtggttgctagggtgacTCGTGTTCATCCTTTAGAGACACACACTGTGACACAGAATCTCACCTGCGTCGCTGTCACCGAGCAGCAGGAGTCCGGGCATCGGCCCCTTCAGAAAGAAAGCGTTCGGATCTTTTGCTTCCATGAGTTTCGTGGGATCGTCTTGGGTGTTCAGAGCGAACCAGGTGACCAGCTCGTCTCCCTCGGTCTCCACGCGTCTCTCTTGCTTCTCAGCCCCCAAGAAAACCACCACGGTATCGCTCTGTCTCAACAGCTCCTCCACAGAGCCGGCTCTGAGCTTGCACAGTCTCACGTTTGGCTCGCCCTCGCTCGCGTCTTCTGCTCGCGGCGACACCAGAGGATTCAGATTGTGAAAGAGAATGAAAACGCTGCGTGCAGAAGATCGCTGCGCAGCGAGCCACTCGGAGTCTGTGCGTTTCTCGCTCATTCTGTTGAGAATGTCTCTGTTAAAGTAGATATCCGGCTCTTCAGTCTCTCTTTCAGGCAGAACGCGATGAACGTCGCCGTCCCAGCTGCTGGACAACAAACGGGCGATGTGTCTGTGACCCCAAAACAGAGCCACGTCTCGAGCCGTCTGACCTGACCTGTTTGTTGCGGTTGTGTCACACCTGTAACAGATGATGGTGTTATTAAACGATCCGATCATGTGGTTACATACAGTGTGCTTCAGTGTCACCCTTTAGACAGTAAGAGTTTGATCAGCTCATAGTGTCCGTGTCTGGCGGCGAGCATCAGTGCGGTCCAGCCCGTCTCTCCTCTCTGGTCCATCAGCTCACTGGACTGAGACATCATGACACAAACCTTCTCCACGTCTCCTCTGGATGAACGGTCCAGAAACTCTTTCACCAGCTCAGCTTCAATGCCGCTCATCCTCTACACATTCGGATGGAACAACACTGTGTACTTCACCAGCGGACAGAGTTTTTTTCAGCGTTATGATGTTCGTTCTTTTGGGAGTTTGACACATCAGATACTTAAAAATACAAGAAATCATGCAAGTACAATTTAACGTCTTACTGTACGTTTTGTATTTACGCACAcctaatataaatataacacattacacaaaaatgGACATGATATAACTTGTCTAACGTTATAAGGACAGTAAAAGTAACACACGTCGCCTCATGTTTATCAATAACCGAGGATTACGTGACGTCACACGTAatgtaaaatgctttttatttctTAATCTATGCAGAAAAAAGTAACTACTCACAATGTCAAGCGTATTCGTTCTTTGGGTGGTCTAAAGTTCAGTTGGTGTAATGTCGCGCGATGATGATGCGCTGAAGcggcagagagagagacgcgcGCGACCTCTAGTGGAGGAGTCTGTCACTACATCTCCATTCTTACAGCCTTGAGTAAATATCATTTACTGACGTAATTTACtcctatataaatgtaaaatcaatATTACTTGATCCTCAAATAAGTATTGAACCGACTCTTAAAACCATTATTTAActtaaataaagtaataaagtaaCTACTAAAAGTAGAAACGtatttaaaggagcagttccgtcatgatttactcaccctctttccatttcaaacctttatgacttccttccttccgcagaacacaatagaagatattttggaaaatgttggtaacagaacagcacagcccaccattcacttctattgtaaccaatgcaagtgaatgaagGGCTGTTAacaaccttcttcaaaatatcttcttttgtgttctgcagaagtcataAAGGTTCGAAATGgaaagagggcgagtaaatgatgacagaattttcattttgaaggtgaactgctcctttaaactGTGACAGAATGTTTCTCACGATTTTAAATCTTTAGATAATTATAAAAGTTGTAGataattataaatgtttttaaattttaagcaaAATCTATGCATGAATGTAACCATAATCTCACCCTCTGTAAATAATGTCTATTgatcatgtttgtttttgtttactttctAAACTCCATCAGTCAGCAGATGATTCATTAACAGAGAGATTGTAGGTCAGAAACTCTGAGCATGCAGCGATGAGATCAGATGAGATCAGGTGAGAGGAACATCACAGAAACATTCTGATggacaaacatttctcatctgaAGGTTCAGTTCAGCGTAAAAGCAGAAGAGATGAAGCTCGACCCATGTGTTCTGTACCGCCACACCAACAGCTCACAGACGCGCCGCTCTTACTACGGTACGCTCGAGCTTTTACCACCGTTcactgaaaaacagaaaaagctgATGTCATTTGATGTCATTTAGTGTGCTGTGTTTATTAATATATCTTTTTTTCTAATATTGTGTAATATCTTGTAGAGACAGAGAGCAAGTGTGTTTGCACAATGTGCTGAAAGGACTTTGTATTGTCTGTTGGCAAACACAAACAACCAAAACCACCACGGACAATCAAACACATCCAAATGGGAAAAACAACACGTTCACACACTTTCTGAACACATTTGCTGTTAAAGTTTGAGTTAAAGAATTGCCTGTTTTTCCTGCgtgacattgtgtgtgtgtgcgtgtgtgtgtgtgtgcgtgtgcgtgctgAGAGACTCTTGTTTCAGTAACACAACCACACCAGCTCACATgaaatgctgtgtgtgtgtgtgtgtaatagatACAGGTAGAATATAAAGAGCTCAGGTAAGTCTTCAGGTGAGACGCTACAGATGATCTCGAGGTAAAATTAACCAACAGAAATAGACACAAGTTTCTAAAAGAACAGTCTTAGATGTTTGTACAGTTGTGTGGATATCTTCATCTTTGTTTTAAGGTAACGTCAGATGTGTGTCTCATTGCCGACTGTTTGTATTTACCTCGCTCATATATTTCTGACTTTCTTCACTGCTTTTTATTTGAGGTGATGTTGGTCAAACGCGTTGATGTTTTCATAGTTTCATGAAACGCTTTTTTACTTTAAAGAGTGTTTGTTCATACAGCCGCTGTGGTTCTACACGTGTGTTTTTAAGGGAATATGCTGAATATGATGAAGAAGATGAAGGCAACAGTATGACACGACCGGACACTTTCATTTCTCTGGACGCTGAGAGCGACGTCGCTGCCAGGAGAAGAAAAGCAGCCCTCGTCAGGTGTGGATTCAAATGAATCATGTGTTCACTCAATCACCAACTGGTATGATTCACTCCAAACACACGTGTGTCTGTGTTTCAGATCCAAGACTTTAGATCCTTCGCTGCTTCTGCAGGTCCAGAGTGACTCTGAATTAAAGTGTGAACGCAGAAAACCGCAGTCGCATCAGGTGTGTGTCAAATGAACACTTCATGTGATGAATCTTCAGGTTGAGCTGCTGTCAATATTTATTCTCATTCCAGGTCACAGAATAATGACGGAATAATAATGATCTTGTATTGTATTTGTAGTTTCTGCGCACTAATTCCCAGTACCACAAAGTTTTCAAAGACATAAGAGACGATGAAGAACTGCGACAGAGTACGTTCACACAGTTTGATGTCACGATGGCACGCGTGTCAATACAGtaaacatgtgtttgtgtgtgtgtttaggttaCACGTGTGCTTTACAGAAAGATATTCTGTACCAGGGCAGACTGTTCGTGTCTCAGAACTGGATTTGTTTCCATTCGAAGGTCTTTGGAAGAGACACAAAGGTGAAAGAGAACTGCAGTACATCTGAATGCTGTCGTGGATTTTTCTGATTTTTAAAATCGTCTTTGTTTTCCTTCAGATTGCGATTCCTGTAACTTCTGCGACGGAcatcaagaaaacaaaaacgGCCATCTTAGTGCCAAACGCACTCGTCATATCAACAGCACACGAGCGAGTAAAAATCCCTTCAAGACTTTGTGAATGTGCCGATGAGTCAGAAGTGTGCTCTTCTAACCGCTCTCGTGCTGTTTTTCAGCACGTGTTTGTGTCGTTTCTGTCTCGAGACACCACGTACAAGGTTTTGATGTCGGTTTGTCCTCATCTGGTTGTAAGTTGATCAGTGAACTCTTATTCAGTTcgctgaaaaaaatgattatgtgccttagtagactattaaatatacttcatagaattatgttcctgtttttcaCCAAAAATTTGAgttaaaacacataaacatcttggGAATAAAACCTTCTACTTTTGGTTGTTAAGATTTGAATCATTTTGTTTGAGTAGTTTTAAATCCAACTCAATTGTCAAAAGTTGAGTTTACTTATATACTTTGAGTTGAGACTAAATGGATTTAAGAAGTCGAATTGACTGtattctggttagtaagttGTACTTGAATTGTTAGGAGGATTTTGATGGGCAAATTCTGCGAGGAATTGATTTCAGTGCGTGTGTTCTATGCAGTGATGATGTGAGTGAATGTTGTGTTTGACAGGAGAAGAGTCCGATTCCAGCACAGAATCTGAGGCGTCACCCCGTCACGGTGAGAATCCACAAACTCTCTCCGTCTGCATGTCTTCATGTGTGTTTATGCACATCATGTCTGCTGTGGTGTTCTTCTGCAGGATTTCTCAGCGGATCTCTCGGACCTGGACGCTCCGGTCAGACGGACACATCATCACACAGACGACAGCAGCGCTTCAGACTCACCAGAGTTTGACAAAAGTCCACGTGCGTATCTCAAGATGTTCAGACGTCACTTTAGTGCACTTGATTTTCCTCAAGACCTTGAGGAGAGTTTCTGTCTTCACGTTGGCAGAATTCCCCAAACACTCGCAAACGTCTAAACGCAAAGATGATCTGGATTCTCAGCCACAGCCCAGCGATGGACATCTGAGGTGTAAAGGTAAAAGATGTTGAGTGCGGTCATGTGAACGCAAGCTGGTGTATTTCCTTCTGAGCGTTTGCTTCATGTGCTTCAGGATCAGCGGAGGTCACGAAGACACCCAGAGCGCTTTCCTTCTCATTTAACACACTTGtgtcggtctgtctctgtctgtaagTTTATAAACTCACACTCCTGTCACACCATCACCTTCCTTCAGGAGAGTGACTGTTGTGCGCTCTCTTCTCTCAGGGTTTGTGTTCTGCTCTTGTCATCATGTTACATGGCCTTTAAGATCGTGTCTCTGGAGGAACGGCTCACCTCGCTGGTCTCCACCGACTTTCCTCATGAAGGGTAGAAATCAACGCGTGCTTTCATTATTCTCTGCATTCTCATGAGCGACACATGTGTTTTCATCTTGAATGTGATTTCAGAGGCGAATATGTCGGACATGCAGAAGAGATTTACTCGGTGATTTCTGCGAGTCTTCTGAAGTTGGAGAAGGTTCGTTTGTGACGTCTCTGAACAGTAACTGGTGAACTCTCAGAACTGAGATGATTTCTTTCAATGTCAAATCAAGTGTTTACCAGGAGAAAATCAAGATGACATGAAATGATTTTTGACTCTTCCAGATCCACAGAAATCTGCAGAAACTCCTGGAGACTCTGTCTGATGCGTGACATTCAGGggtttttctgtgaaacagcGTGCGGTGCGGTGACGGCCGGGCTTGATGTTAATGTGAATGTGTCGCTTCATTGCCCGTGAAAAAGGTCGGCATGAGCATCACAACTACACGTCTGTCAAGTTCTCACCCATGACTACACTGAACACAAGTAGCTGAATATAATCAGATATGCAAATAATATGAATGTGTTGTAATGTCATACTGTAGATGTAGGTTTTCGTGTCTAGATGTGTTTTCACGTGATGTGAGCTCATATATGACGTGCTCATGAATGTGGACTGATCTGATGCTGTAGCGTGTGGTTCCTGTGAATGACTTTGGAACGATCTGCAAACCATCACGATGAAACGAGAGTAAAGTGAAATACAGTATAAGCTTGTGTTATGGGCAGATGAACGCTTACGTTTAATTgccatattaaaaaaataaaggcaaTATTTTGTCAATGTTGTGTGGTGTGAAACACAATGTtctttgagtgtgtgtttgtcattgTGAGGGCTCAGTGCGTGAAAGAGCTTCTTGTTTTATATGCTAATGTCAGTGAATGTCGTCGCTGCTCTCCACAGAAAACCATTGTTTTCTCCTTCATCTGGAATGAGTGCCCAGTGCTGCACAGAGTTTGATGTTTTCTGCTTTTATACATACacgacaaaaagaaaagaaaagaacaagACATTATATATAACATCTAGAATAACGCGACATTTTCAGCGCGCAATCACGCACTGCCTACACATCACTTTTATTTTCTATTCATTTCATGTGTAGCCTTGAAGATGACTCCAATTCTTCTCTATGTTACAAAACAACCCGAATCAAACCGTGACGTGTACACGACCCCAGTGAATGGGCATCTGGAGTTGAAACGCTTCTTTCAGGCGGTGCCAAGTGGACGATCACGAGTGTCGTTACGTCCAGCCTCTCACTTCAGACTGGACACAGCGTCGTTACGCTCAGACTCATTAGAAACCGCCGGTGATGCTGATGGATGCGCGGTGCGCGTGAGAAGAACTTTTACCCGCGCGCACTCTGGTTCTCCTGATCTCCATCATGTCCGATCAGCCCTCATCTCCTCCAGCCGGACAGAAATCCGCCCTCAGGGTGACCGGCTCATCTGAGAGCAGGTTTCAGGTGGATCCGGTGGCGGAGGGCTCGCGCTCTTCGGCCGGTGAGGAGTCGAAGGGCAGATTGCGGGCGGTGAACTTCCTCAGCCCGTCTGACGGAGCTCCTGACGCGGGTGTGAATGGAGACACGGTGAGAAGTGAAGCCAGTCTCCACTCGTCTACTGGAGGTCTCAGTCATTTCTCAGACACTCACAGCAACACATATTACCTGCGGACTTTCGGTCACAACACCATCGACGCGGTACCGAACATCGACTTCTACCGGCAGACAGAAGCGCCGCTGGGAGAGAAACTCATCCGACCGTCACTCGCGGAACTGCACGAAGAGCTCGACAAGGTGCATCTCTCGTAACCTGAGTAACACACACATTCAAGTCGTTTTGCACATTTAAGCAGCACAGAAATGTGAAAGAAAAGAACCGCATTGTAGCTAACGAATGATATAAAATGACAACATGTAAAACATCCTCATGCTTCAAATCGACTTTCATGAGACTGTTGTGCTTCTGTGGTCTCGTTGTGTTTAACATAACATTGTGTTTTACTGCAGATGACAAAAAGAATCCTACATTTAAACACTTCATTTGTCCTGTCAGAAGACGCTTTTAGCAAAAGCAACGTAAACATCTCAAGCAGTTTATCAGAAGAGTATCACCTGTTCATGATGTcaggtgttgtgttgtgttgtgttgttctcTCGATTCCGTGTAGTTTAATCATATGCACATATGTGTTTCTTCTGCCCACACATCCTACATCACACGTGTTTCTGCTCATATGACTGAATGTTTAATGAcatcagaacacacacacacacacgcacacgcacacgcacacacacacacacacacgcacgcacgcacgcacgcacgcacacacacacacagtgttgtgAGACAATAGTGTCTGTCACACACCCCCTCTGAGTGACCCGCTGCAGTTCACGTCACAATAGTTCAGTGTATGACTCCTGACGTTTACTGACACGTCACACGCACAATATttgagtttggttccaaaatgagatggctccgtttttaaaatgtcatgtttttactctgttagttagctgtattctTTGAGTTATtacggcttaaatcaaaacaaaccaactgcagtttgattgatagtcattggaatgcacaatataaaaacatgatttttgacatttctTTCAAACTcgtgttatctcattttggaaccaaactcttcatattgagctaataataaaaaaaaataaaattaaaattagggttagggttagggttaatCTCTTCTGAAGCTCCAGTGACAGACACACTTGTGACTCTTTTTCTAATGGAGATGAATGTGTTGTGTCAGGAGCCGTTTGAGGAGGGCTTCCCCAGCGGTGAGGACGTGGCCGCCACAGACACTCTGGCACAGAAAGAAGCGTCGGACTCGAAAGGAGGAACAGTGAAGTTTGGATGGATTAAAGGAGTTCTGGTGAGTTTCGGAGCACGGCTCGTTGAGCAGACACATCGAGAAGATGATTTGAGAGGTTTGTGTGTGCAGGTCAGATGTATGTTGAACATTTGGGGCGTGATGCTGTTCATCAGGATGTCGTGGATTGTGGGTCAGGCCGGGATCGGTCAGTATCTCACGTGATGTCACATTCTGTTGTGCCGTTGGTTTAGATGTGTGGAGTGATTGTtctggtgtggtgtgtgtgcagcTCTGTCGTGTGCCATCGTTCTCATTGCTATAGTCGTGACGTCCATCACCGGTCTGTCCACGTCAGCGATAGCCACCAACGGTTTTGTTCGTGGAGGTGAACGCATGCGGATTATTTCATTACAACCGTAAATGTGATTGTGCGGTCGGATGATTGTCATTGCGTGTGGGGTTCTTTTCAGGCGGAGCGTATTATCTGATCTCCAGGAGTCTGGGTCCAGAGTTTGGAGGATCTATCGGTCTGATCTTTGCCTTCGCGAACGCCGTCGCTGTGGCCATGTACGTGGTGGGCTTCGCCGAGACGGTGGTTGAACTTCTGGATGTGAGTGGAACACGAAGGGCACGTGATGAGTGTGTTGTTCACACAGATGTTGTGTTCTGACACCGTTGTcgtcactgtgtgtgtgcgtgtcagaGTATAGATGCTCTCATGACAGATGAGATCAATGACATCAGGATCGTGGGAACGCTCACGGTTATTTTACTGTTGGGAATCTCTGTGGCTGGGATGGAGTGGGAAGCAAAGGTCCGTATGTAAACTCCATCTGTTTCATTCTTTCACGTGTCACACGTGTGTTCACTTGTGTTTCTCTTGCGTCACAGGCTCAGATTGTGTTGTTGATCATTCTTCTGGCGGCGATTTTCAACTACTTCGTTGGATCCTTCATTCCAATGGAATCAAAGATGCCCAAAGGCTTCTTCGGCTATAATGGTGGATTCTCTCgtttctcttttctcttttgcTCATGCCAGTCTTTTGTGATCCTTTGTCGTGTGTAGAGAAGAGAAGTGTTTCTCCTGTTTGATTTCTCTTCACAGCTGCTATAATGATGGAGAACATGGGTCCAGACTTCAGAGATGAAGAGACGTTCTTCTCTGTCTTTGCCATCTTCTTTCCGGCTGCTACAGGAATCTTAGCAGGTGCCAACATCTCTGGAGACCTGACGGTGAGATTCATTCTCTTCGTTGTTGTGTTCGGTCCATCTCTGAACGAGTAATGATTGTTCCGGCTGGATTTTGGACGTGTTCAGGATCCACAGTCTGCGATCCCTAAAGGAACCCTGCTGGCCATCCTTATCACGGGAGTCGTGTACATCGCCGTGGCCATCTCGAACGGTAAAGAGAGTTTGTCTGTGGTCTTGACTGACACGTGAGAGCTGATATATGAGGAGTTTTGTGTTTTCAGGCTCTTGCATCGTCAGAGACGCTACAGGAGATGATAATGACACTATGGTGGGTTCACTGGAGAACTGCACAGACGCCGCCTGTACGCTGGGTTATGATTTCTCCATCTGTAAAGAGGGAGGCTGCAAGTACGGACTTCAGAATGACTTTCAGGTATCTGACACAAATGTCCTTCTATCAATCTGTTGATCCAGACATGGGGTCCAACGACATGAATTTCTAAACATGGTTCGGGAGGAGCCCAAACATTCATCATTAAGAGCGTATATAAGCGTCAGTTCGTCCGGCgtccctcctcctctccgtcTCCTCCTGCTTTGCTCTTGTTTGGCCTCGGTGCGGCTCCATTACAAGCAgcgttgggtgtaactagttactaagtaatgagtaactgtaattgaattacttttcccttaaaaaagtcAAGTAAgggatttaattacagttacttcggatgtaattgaactaaatactgtgtaatgtatacaatagtggaatcgACATTACAATTCAAAGTGTAACTTTACAATGCATGCATTAACATacctttctcacatttgtaatactttggtcagttaataagagtactttatgtagttttatatgatttatttgaatgaattaaaagagccgtttcgcgtctgtccttgaatcactgaactaatcaaggttgatgtaggatatagaaagtcattagtaattaaatacttattggagagagtagggctgtgccgataaacgatat
Above is a genomic segment from Triplophysa rosa linkage group LG17, Trosa_1v2, whole genome shotgun sequence containing:
- the LOC130567580 gene encoding GRAM domain-containing protein 2B isoform X1 translates to MDKHFSSEGSVQRKSRRDEARPMCSVPPHQQLTDAPLLLREYAEYDEEDEGNSMTRPDTFISLDAESDVAARRRKAALVRSKTLDPSLLLQVQSDSELKCERRKPQSHQFLRTNSQYHKVFKDIRDDEELRQSYTCALQKDILYQGRLFVSQNWICFHSKVFGRDTKIAIPVTSATDIKKTKTAILVPNALVISTAHERVKIPSRLCECADESEVCSSNRSRAVFQHVFVSFLSRDTTYKVLMSVCPHLVEKSPIPAQNLRRHPVTDFSADLSDLDAPVRRTHHHTDDSSASDSPEFDKSPQFPKHSQTSKRKDDLDSQPQPSDGHLRCKGSAEVTKTPRALSFSFNTLVSVCLCLVCVLLLSSCYMAFKIVSLEERLTSLVSTDFPHEGGEYVGHAEEIYSVISASLLKLEKIHRNLQKLLETLSDA
- the LOC130567580 gene encoding GRAM domain-containing protein 2B isoform X2 — translated: MDKHFSSEGSVQRKSRRDEARPMCSVPPHQQLTDAPLLLREYAEYDEEDEGNSMTRPDTFISLDAESDVAARRRKAALVRSKTLDPSLLLQVQSDSELKCERRKPQSHQFLRTNSQYHKVFKDIRDDEELRQSYTCALQKDILYQGRLFVSQNWICFHSKVFGRDTKIAIPVTSATDIKKTKTAILVPNALVISTAHERVKIPSRLCECADESEVCSSNRSRAVFQHVFVSFLSRDTTYKVLMSVCPHLVKSPIPAQNLRRHPVTDFSADLSDLDAPVRRTHHHTDDSSASDSPEFDKSPQFPKHSQTSKRKDDLDSQPQPSDGHLRCKGSAEVTKTPRALSFSFNTLVSVCLCLVCVLLLSSCYMAFKIVSLEERLTSLVSTDFPHEGGEYVGHAEEIYSVISASLLKLEKIHRNLQKLLETLSDA
- the LOC130567580 gene encoding GRAM domain-containing protein 2B isoform X5, translated to MDKHFSSEGSVQRKSRRDEARPMCSVPPHQQLTDAPLLLREYAEYDEEDEGNSMTRPDTFISLDAESDVAARRRKAALVRSKTLDPSLLLQVQSDSELKCERRKPQSHQFLRTNSQYHKVFKDIRDDEELRQSYTCALQKDILYQGRLFVSQNWICFHSKVFGRDTKIAIPVTSATDIKKTKTAILVPNALVISTAHERHVFVSFLSRDTTYKVLMSVCPHLVEKSPIPAQNLRRHPVTDFSADLSDLDAPVRRTHHHTDDSSASDSPEFDKSPQFPKHSQTSKRKDDLDSQPQPSDGHLRCKGSAEVTKTPRALSFSFNTLVSVCLCLVCVLLLSSCYMAFKIVSLEERLTSLVSTDFPHEGGEYVGHAEEIYSVISASLLKLEKIHRNLQKLLETLSDA
- the LOC130567580 gene encoding GRAM domain-containing protein 2B isoform X6; translation: MDKHFSSEGSVQRKSRRDEARPMCSVPPHQQLTDAPLLLREYAEYDEEDEGNSMTRPDTFISLDAESDVAARRRKAALVRSKTLDPSLLLQVQSDSELKCERRKPQSHQFLRTNSQYHKVFKDIRDDEELRQSYTCALQKDILYQGRLFVSQNWICFHSKVFGRDTKIAIPVTSATDIKKTKTAILVPNALVISTAHERHVFVSFLSRDTTYKVLMSVCPHLVKSPIPAQNLRRHPVTDFSADLSDLDAPVRRTHHHTDDSSASDSPEFDKSPQFPKHSQTSKRKDDLDSQPQPSDGHLRCKGSAEVTKTPRALSFSFNTLVSVCLCLVCVLLLSSCYMAFKIVSLEERLTSLVSTDFPHEGGEYVGHAEEIYSVISASLLKLEKIHRNLQKLLETLSDA
- the LOC130567580 gene encoding GRAM domain-containing protein 2B isoform X4 gives rise to the protein MCSVPPHQQLTDAPLLLREYAEYDEEDEGNSMTRPDTFISLDAESDVAARRRKAALVRSKTLDPSLLLQVQSDSELKCERRKPQSHQFLRTNSQYHKVFKDIRDDEELRQSYTCALQKDILYQGRLFVSQNWICFHSKVFGRDTKIAIPVTSATDIKKTKTAILVPNALVISTAHERVKIPSRLCECADESEVCSSNRSRAVFQHVFVSFLSRDTTYKVLMSVCPHLVEKSPIPAQNLRRHPVTDFSADLSDLDAPVRRTHHHTDDSSASDSPEFDKSPQFPKHSQTSKRKDDLDSQPQPSDGHLRCKGSAEVTKTPRALSFSFNTLVSVCLCLVCVLLLSSCYMAFKIVSLEERLTSLVSTDFPHEGGEYVGHAEEIYSVISASLLKLEKIHRNLQKLLETLSDA